Proteins encoded in a region of the Populus alba chromosome 13, ASM523922v2, whole genome shotgun sequence genome:
- the LOC118054017 gene encoding CBL-interacting serine/threonine-protein kinase 10, whose product MENKPSVLTKNYEVGRLLGQGTFAKVYFARSIRMNLSVAIKVIDKEKVLKVGLVNQIKREISVMRLVRHPNIVQLYEVLATKSKIYFVMEYAKGGELFDKVAKGRLKEDVAQKYFQQLINAVDFCHSRGVYHRDIKPENLLLDENENLKISDFGLSALAESKQQDGLLHTTCGTPAYVAPEVINRKGYDGTKADIWSCGVVLFVLLSGYLPFHDSNLMEMYRKIGRAEFKCPNWFPTDARRLLRKILDPNPSTRISMAEIKESSWFRKALNSKQIKTGTKSEEVAALDWNGSGSSENSSVASEAKQESAKPPILNAFDIISLSAGFDLSGLFEENYQKREARFTSIQPASVIISKLEDIAKRQELKVIKKDAGLLKLEGMKEGRKGPLSVDAEIFEVTPNIHFVEVKKSNGDTLEYQKILEEAIRPALNDIVCVWQGEQELQQQQQQQSN is encoded by the coding sequence ATGGAAAATAAACCAAGTGTGTTGACAAAGAACTATGAAGTGGGGAGATTGCTTGGCCAAGGCACCTTTGCCAAGGTTTATTTTGCGAGGAGTATCAGAATGAACCTGAGTGTAGCCATTAAAGTAATTGACAAAGAGAAGGTCTTGAAGGTTGGGCTTGTTAATCAGATCAAGAGAGAAATATCTGTAATGAGACTTGTTAGACACCCTAATATCGTGCAACTTTATGAGGTCTTGGCTACCAAAAGTAAGATTTACTTTGTAATGGAATATGCTAAAGGTGGTGAACTCTTTGACAAGGTTGCTAAAGGAAGGTTAAAGGAGGATGTTGCCCAGAAATATTTTCAACAGCTGATCAATGCAGTTGATTTCTGCCACAGCAGGGGTGTTTATCATCGTGATATAAAGCCAGAGAATCTGTTGTTGGATGAGAATGAGAATCTGAAGATATCTGATTTTGGATTGAGTGCCCTCGCTGAATCCAAGCAACAAGATGGACTACTACACACAACTTGCGGGACACCTGCATATGTTGCTCCTGAAGTGATCAACAGGAAAGGTTATGATGGCACTAAAGCTGATATTTGGTCCTGTGGCGTGGTTTTATTTGTGTTATTGTCCGGTTATCTTCCATTTCATGATTCAAATTTGATGGAGATGTACAGGAAAATTGGCAGAGCAGAGTTCAAATGCCCTAATTGGTTTCCAACTGATGCTCGTAGGTTGTTGCGCAAGATCCTGGATCCAAACCCCAGTACAAGGATCTCCATGGCTGAGATTAAGGAAAGCTCTTGGTTTAGAAAAGCGTTGAActctaaacaaattaaaactggAACAAAAAGCGAGGAGGTAGCTGCTTTGGATTGGAATGGTTCTGGTTCTTCTGAGAATAGCAGTGTGGCTTCTGAGGCAAAGCAAGAGTCAGCCAAACCTCCTATCTTAAATGCTTTTGATATCATTTCCCTTTCTGCTGGATTTGATCTATCTGGATTATTCGAGGAAAATTATCAGAAGAGAGAAGCAAGATTTACTTCTATACAACCGGCTTCAGTCATCATCTCTAAACTGGAAGATATTGCTAAGCGTCAAGAGCTGAAGGTGATTAAGAAAGATGCAGGTTTGCTGAAATTGGAAGGAATGAAAGAAGGTAGAAAGGGGCCATTGTCTGTTGATGCTGAGATTTTTGAAGTGACTCCAAATATCCATTTTGTGGAAGTGAAGAAATCTAATGGAGATACGCTAGAATATCAGAAGATATTGGAAGAAGCTATAAGGCCTGCTCTCAACGATATTGTTTGTGTCTGGCAGGGTGAGCAAGAActgcaacagcagcagcagcaacaatcaAATTGA